The following proteins are encoded in a genomic region of Myxosarcina sp. GI1:
- a CDS encoding sugar transferase has protein sequence MHFSSNVRLGTSPVLPLYSKLKFHPSVTNKIKRSLDIIGALIGLLIVAVIAVPIAIAMQLDNRGPIFFSQVRCGVNGKPFRIWKFRSMTVGAEKQKHLVINQAKGLIFKNECDPRITRIGRFLRKTSLDEFPQFWNVLRGEMSLVGTRPPTIDEVALYEEHHYKRLLVKPGITGEWQVKGRSNVLDFEEIVRMDLDYQRKWSNFYDLYLILCTVQVVLTRKGAC, from the coding sequence ATGCATTTCTCCTCTAATGTTCGGTTGGGAACTTCGCCAGTTTTACCATTATATTCAAAACTAAAATTTCATCCTTCCGTTACTAATAAAATCAAAAGATCGCTCGATATTATAGGAGCTTTAATTGGACTGCTAATTGTCGCAGTTATTGCCGTTCCCATTGCGATCGCCATGCAGTTAGACAATCGGGGACCGATTTTTTTCAGTCAAGTACGCTGTGGAGTCAATGGCAAACCATTTCGGATTTGGAAATTTCGCTCGATGACTGTGGGAGCAGAAAAACAAAAGCACTTAGTTATCAATCAAGCTAAGGGACTAATTTTTAAAAACGAATGCGATCCCCGTATCACGCGTATTGGTCGGTTTCTTCGCAAAACTAGTCTCGATGAATTTCCTCAGTTTTGGAACGTGCTAAGAGGAGAAATGAGCTTAGTTGGTACTCGTCCCCCAACTATCGATGAAGTAGCTTTATATGAAGAGCATCATTATAAGCGATTGCTGGTCAAACCAGGAATTACTGGAGAATGGCAAGTAAAAGGTCGTTCTAACGTACTTGATTTTGAGGAAATAGTTCGTATGGATCTAGACTATCAGCGAAAATGGTCTAATTTTTACGATCTTTATTTAATCTTATGCACTGTGCAAGTAGTATTGACACGTAAAGGAGCTTGTTAA
- a CDS encoding DUF2232 domain-containing protein, producing the protein MTKFTANYDDWVDGEDPAIVPSSTVVFSEPHQKKTNSTNTVVMVETAFLASAASLIWLIDYYFPLGPLLKIFFPIPIALIYLRRGTRASWMAALTSGLLLSVLMGPTRSIVFVMPYGFMGIQLGACWRRRVNWQLSIILGALLGSLGIFFRFWLFSLLLGEDLWVYVITQITQFIDWVFLKLGILAQPSFVLIQTLAVGSILLNSLVYLFAVHLVALMLFERLKNPISSPPEWVRVLLND; encoded by the coding sequence GTGACTAAATTTACGGCAAATTACGATGACTGGGTTGATGGAGAAGATCCAGCAATAGTTCCATCTTCAACAGTAGTTTTTAGCGAACCTCATCAAAAAAAAACTAATTCTACTAATACTGTGGTTATGGTAGAAACTGCTTTTTTAGCGAGTGCGGCAAGTTTGATTTGGCTGATCGACTATTATTTTCCTTTAGGTCCACTACTAAAAATTTTCTTTCCCATACCCATCGCCTTGATTTATCTACGTAGAGGAACTCGCGCTTCCTGGATGGCAGCTTTAACTTCTGGATTACTGTTGTCGGTATTGATGGGACCGACTCGCAGCATTGTATTTGTCATGCCTTATGGTTTCATGGGAATACAGCTAGGAGCCTGTTGGCGACGTAGGGTAAACTGGCAACTATCAATTATTTTAGGTGCTTTATTAGGCTCATTAGGCATATTTTTTCGCTTTTGGTTATTTTCTCTATTGCTTGGTGAAGACCTATGGGTTTACGTAATTACCCAAATTACCCAATTTATCGATTGGGTTTTTTTGAAATTAGGTATTTTGGCCCAACCAAGCTTTGTCTTAATTCAAACTCTAGCTGTAGGATCGATTTTACTCAATAGTCTGGTATATTTGTTTGCGGTTCATTTAGTAGCTCTAATGCTATTCGAGCGACTAAAAAATCCCATTTCTTCCCCTCCAGAATGGGTACGAGTACTTTTAAATGATTAG
- the cobT gene encoding nicotinate mononucleotide-dependent phosphoribosyltransferase CobT, producing MIYLYSQLQQGTNWLRRYANHSPTLACILGFTATALIKNISAAGSTPKEREYTAIADAEFLASGIQSCYQRPLPILTHGLSPTFITRAMVEALRLPVQIFNAGLLHQPSVATIDLGGIPANCLTTGRAMPLDTVRHLFDRGWQWGKKLAATNDYVLIGECVVGGTTTAMAVLTALGIEARQLVSSSLQKCDRDFKWSVVKTGLSAADLLTAPNSVDPLAVIAAVGDPMQAVAAGMAIAASQNTGVMLAGGTQMLAVYASIQAIASYYDLAMVADNIVVGTTRWVVEDLTGDAISLAKIIDGVPLLATGLNFATSKYPGFRAYERGYVKEGVGAGGCAIAAHLKQSWTPTQLLTIVETLFARYQNLRMNAIG from the coding sequence GTGATTTATCTTTACAGCCAATTGCAACAGGGAACAAATTGGTTGAGGCGATATGCCAACCACTCTCCCACACTAGCCTGTATTTTGGGCTTTACCGCTACAGCTTTAATTAAAAATATTTCTGCTGCTGGTTCGACTCCCAAAGAGCGCGAATATACAGCGATCGCCGATGCTGAATTTTTAGCTTCGGGAATTCAGTCTTGCTATCAACGTCCTTTACCAATTTTGACTCATGGGCTTTCACCTACTTTTATTACTCGCGCTATGGTCGAAGCCTTAAGGTTGCCAGTGCAAATATTTAATGCAGGCTTGCTCCATCAACCATCAGTAGCAACAATCGATTTGGGAGGTATACCCGCCAACTGCCTGACCACAGGTCGAGCCATGCCTTTAGATACGGTCAGGCATTTGTTCGATCGCGGCTGGCAATGGGGAAAAAAACTAGCTGCTACTAACGACTACGTGCTGATTGGCGAGTGCGTTGTTGGTGGAACGACTACAGCTATGGCAGTTTTAACTGCTTTGGGAATAGAGGCTCGTCAATTAGTTAGCAGTAGCTTACAAAAATGCGACCGCGATTTTAAATGGTCGGTAGTTAAAACGGGATTGAGCGCGGCAGACTTATTGACTGCTCCCAACAGCGTCGATCCTCTGGCTGTAATCGCCGCAGTAGGCGATCCCATGCAGGCAGTAGCAGCAGGAATGGCAATTGCTGCCAGCCAGAACACGGGTGTAATGTTAGCAGGAGGTACGCAAATGCTGGCTGTGTATGCTTCGATTCAAGCTATTGCCAGCTACTATGATTTGGCTATGGTAGCGGATAATATTGTGGTTGGTACGACTCGTTGGGTAGTTGAAGATTTGACTGGAGATGCGATTTCGTTGGCAAAAATTATTGATGGAGTCCCACTATTAGCAACTGGACTAAATTTTGCTACTTCAAAATATCCTGGTTTTCGGGCTTACGAACGAGGATATGTTAAAGAAGGCGTTGGTGCTGGGGGATGCGCGATCGCCGCTCACCTCAAACAAAGCTGGACTCCTACTCAATTACTTACAATTGTTGAAACGCTTTTTGCTCGCTATCAAAACTTAAGAATGAACGCGATAGGTTAG
- the pgsA gene encoding CDP-diacylglycerol--glycerol-3-phosphate 3-phosphatidyltransferase, producing the protein MNLPTWITISRLLGLPFILYLLNYPTAANRWLCVGIFLLAAGTDWVDGYIARKYDLVTELGKFLDPLVDKLLVLGSMLALIELQLIPAWGVFLILARELAIAGWRVNPKLTGSSSISGANIWGKLKTVSQIIAIALLIAPLSDIWRLPSLIAFWLCVVFTLVSGAIYVLPQKSDAVRS; encoded by the coding sequence ATGAATCTTCCCACTTGGATTACTATCTCGCGTCTTCTTGGGTTGCCTTTTATTCTTTACTTACTCAATTATCCTACTGCGGCTAACCGTTGGCTGTGCGTGGGAATTTTTTTGTTGGCGGCAGGGACTGACTGGGTAGATGGTTATATAGCTCGCAAATACGATTTAGTTACCGAATTAGGGAAATTTCTCGATCCGCTGGTAGATAAACTACTGGTTTTAGGTTCTATGCTGGCATTAATCGAGCTTCAGCTAATACCAGCCTGGGGGGTCTTTTTGATTTTAGCTAGAGAATTAGCGATCGCAGGATGGCGAGTCAATCCCAAACTAACTGGCAGTAGCAGCATTTCAGGAGCCAATATTTGGGGTAAACTTAAAACCGTCAGCCAAATTATCGCGATCGCTTTATTAATAGCACCTCTATCAGATATCTGGCGGCTGCCGTCACTAATAGCTTTTTGGCTGTGCGTGGTTTTTACGCTGGTTTCGGGGGCAATTTATGTTTTGCCACAAAAAAGTGATGCAGTGCGCTCTTAA
- a CDS encoding Crp/Fnr family transcriptional regulator, which translates to MEDRSSYLESSIDIQDLVKLVPFMAGLPEESLHKTMHHFVAISHPANQVILLENDWGSSVYFILEGWVKIRTYNLDGKEVTLNIIGNGELFGEMAAIDKTPRSTDAITLTDTRIGRIPAQSFLDLIYSEPLAGVRLAQLMAKRLRQVNRRLQLRESNSISRVADAILFLVEGQGKEGETGTVIPNLPHREISSLSGLARETVTRVLTKLEKKGLIQRDSDLMRIPDLPALEDTIC; encoded by the coding sequence ATGGAAGATCGATCTAGCTATCTAGAATCAAGTATAGATATTCAGGATTTAGTTAAATTAGTTCCTTTTATGGCTGGGTTGCCCGAAGAGAGCCTACACAAAACCATGCATCATTTTGTAGCTATCTCTCATCCAGCCAATCAGGTAATTTTGTTAGAAAATGATTGGGGAAGTTCTGTATATTTTATTTTAGAGGGCTGGGTTAAAATCCGCACCTACAATCTCGACGGCAAGGAAGTTACTCTTAATATTATCGGTAACGGCGAACTGTTTGGAGAAATGGCAGCTATTGACAAAACGCCACGTTCTACTGATGCCATTACTCTAACCGATACTCGAATCGGTAGAATACCCGCTCAAAGCTTCCTCGATCTGATTTATTCAGAACCTTTAGCAGGAGTAAGGCTCGCTCAGCTAATGGCAAAACGCTTGCGACAAGTAAATCGACGATTGCAACTGCGAGAATCAAATAGTATTTCGCGTGTGGCAGATGCGATTTTGTTTTTGGTAGAGGGACAGGGAAAGGAAGGAGAAACTGGAACGGTAATTCCCAATCTGCCTCATAGAGAAATTAGTAGCTTGAGTGGACTGGCAAGAGAAACTGTAACGAGAGTATTAACTAAACTAGAAAAGAAAGGATTAATTCAGCGAGACTCAGATCTCATGCGAATTCCCGATCTACCCGCTTTAGAAGATACTATCTGCTAG